The Nitrospira sp. sequence CAGTTTCGCCGCCCATAGGTCTCCTTTCCACCCGACCACATCCATGGGATAGAAAGGATAGACAACTCGCGTCCAGACGCCTTGACGCTTGATCCGCACTTCCCATGCTCGACCGACCGTCTCTACCGGCTCCACCGTTTCCAAGTCCGGAGCGACAAGCACGCCTTTATCGAAAAGCGCGTGCTGTCCGAGCGCCCCCCGATCCGGCACCGTCAAAGGAAGAGGTGTTTCAATAGTGAGAAAAACGGAAGGGCCTGCGTCGACATGAATTCGATAGGTCGTACCTTTGGGAATCAAGACGTAATCGCCCGGCTCATAAGCCAGAAACCCATAGTCAGTCTCAAATCTTCCAAGACCCTTATGCACGAAATGAACTTCGTCTCCATCCGCATTGCGGACGAAATAGGGCGTCGTTTCATGTGGACAGGACAGGTAGAGATTGGCATCCGGGCTGTGCAGCATCAGCGCTGACTGCGTGGGGACCGCCAATGCGGTTTCAGGGAACTGCGAGCAGTCAAAGGCCCGTGGCTTCAATGTTCCTTCGATCGCGGTCCATGCAGTCGGCGGATGCCGGCGATAGAGGTGGGAAACGGCGCCTACAAACCCGTTTCGCCCATGTTCTTCTTCGTAAAGCCCCTCGGGAATCCCGACATGAGCTTGGTTGGGGACTTTTCCTCTCTTTTTGAGGTACATGACCGACTCCCGACGAACATCGGATCACGCCGTCACGATGCCTTTTTCATTCGCTTCTTTTGCTCGCTCCTGGGCATGGAAGGTGAGTCGTAATCGACGATCGTCCGTGTCACGCCGGAGGCTTGCTCACGCTCGATATCCTTGTACAGCGATTCCACCGTGCTCCGGACAAATGTCCTCGACGTTCCTTCTCCGTGCTGCCGCTGCGTCAACTCGATAAACAGGCCGCTGTTTAAAAACAGGGGATAGGTGAAGCGCTGTTTGAGCGGTCCGAAGCCGTCCCTCCCCTCTTTCACCGGCCCACTGAACCGCACGCCATGCGCCTCCCACTCCCGGCACACCGTTTCGATATCGTCGACCTCGAGGGCCACGTGCTGGACGCCCTGTCCGTACCGTTCTATGAATTCATTGATTTG is a genomic window containing:
- a CDS encoding homogentisate 1,2-dioxygenase, producing MYLKKRGKVPNQAHVGIPEGLYEEEHGRNGFVGAVSHLYRRHPPTAWTAIEGTLKPRAFDCSQFPETALAVPTQSALMLHSPDANLYLSCPHETTPYFVRNADGDEVHFVHKGLGRFETDYGFLAYEPGDYVLIPKGTTYRIHVDAGPSVFLTIETPLPLTVPDRGALGQHALFDKGVLVAPDLETVEPVETVGRAWEVRIKRQGVWTRVVYPFYPMDVVGWKGDLWAAKLNVRDFRPVVSPRYHLPPSVHQTFQAGGCLISTFAPRPLETDPEALRVPFYHRNTDYDEVLFYHDGEFFSRAGIRSGMLTLHPQGIHHGPQPQAVQGSRTKTYTTEVAVMVESKTPFTVQPEMEAVEIKDYALSWSRP
- a CDS encoding VOC family protein; protein product: MKQSTGFDHVTLCVDDLATAEFIFAKILGFEVIWSARDVGSDTSSMDTVVVQRGNAKIALMQGRDKIGKSQINEFIERYGQGVQHVALEVDDIETVCREWEAHGVRFSGPVKEGRDGFGPLKQRFTYPLFLNSGLFIELTQRQHGEGTSRTFVRSTVESLYKDIEREQASGVTRTIVDYDSPSMPRSEQKKRMKKAS